The Pseudomonas asiatica genome has a segment encoding these proteins:
- a CDS encoding OprD family porin gives MLKTRISLVALAMIAATQAQANDQADSKGFIEDSHANVLLRNAYINRDKKHGTDDQIEWGQGVIANFSSGFTQGTVGVGVDAFGLYAVRLDGGKGHNGGAGVDFFKPSDFKDENGNANSPHNLARGGAAVKFRISNTVLKYGDQMPALPVLQYDDARLLPESFTGTLITSKEIQGLELNAGRFTQEARKSAERRDGGGLKSINVLGGSYKFTDNFTASLYTADNEDVMKKHYLGLNYVFPIANDQSLTLDFNGYKSDIDNKFVKSAKLNGDSNTIWSLAATYAFGAHSFTIAHQRSTGSTGYNYGWYQNEGGVGDGGSTIYLANSYWSDFNAEDERSWQLGYGLDFGAYGIPGLTYKLAYVVGDNINTRNVDNPQGFGEGKEREIFNQIRYVVQDGPAKDLSIKLRSSFVRTNNAVQQNGYNDDGNEVRVFVEYPISIF, from the coding sequence ATGTTGAAAACCAGGATCAGCCTGGTCGCCCTGGCGATGATCGCCGCGACCCAGGCACAGGCCAATGATCAGGCCGACAGCAAAGGCTTCATCGAGGACAGCCACGCCAACGTCCTGCTGCGTAACGCTTACATCAATCGTGACAAGAAGCACGGCACCGACGACCAGATCGAATGGGGCCAGGGCGTCATCGCCAACTTCTCCTCCGGCTTCACCCAGGGCACCGTCGGTGTCGGTGTCGATGCATTCGGCCTGTACGCCGTGCGTCTGGACGGCGGCAAGGGCCACAACGGTGGCGCCGGTGTCGACTTCTTCAAGCCTTCGGACTTCAAGGACGAGAACGGCAACGCCAACTCGCCGCACAACCTGGCCCGTGGTGGCGCTGCAGTGAAGTTCCGCATCTCCAACACCGTGCTCAAGTACGGTGACCAGATGCCGGCACTGCCAGTGCTGCAGTACGACGACGCCCGTCTGCTGCCAGAAAGCTTCACCGGTACCCTGATCACCTCCAAAGAGATCCAGGGCCTGGAACTGAACGCCGGCCGCTTCACCCAGGAAGCGCGCAAGAGCGCCGAGCGCCGTGACGGTGGTGGCCTGAAGTCGATCAACGTGCTTGGTGGTAGCTACAAGTTCACCGACAACTTCACCGCTTCGCTGTACACCGCCGACAACGAAGACGTGATGAAGAAGCACTACCTGGGCCTGAACTACGTCTTCCCGATCGCCAATGACCAGTCCCTGACCCTGGACTTCAACGGCTACAAGTCGGACATCGACAACAAGTTCGTCAAGAGCGCCAAACTCAACGGCGACTCCAACACCATCTGGAGCCTGGCAGCTACCTACGCGTTCGGTGCGCACTCGTTCACCATCGCCCACCAGCGCAGCACCGGCAGCACCGGCTACAACTACGGCTGGTACCAGAACGAGGGTGGCGTGGGTGACGGTGGTTCGACCATCTACCTGGCCAACTCGTACTGGTCCGACTTCAACGCCGAAGACGAGCGCTCCTGGCAGCTGGGCTACGGCCTGGACTTCGGTGCCTACGGCATCCCTGGCCTGACCTACAAGCTGGCCTACGTGGTGGGTGACAACATCAACACCCGCAACGTCGACAACCCGCAGGGCTTCGGTGAAGGTAAAGAGCGCGAGATCTTCAACCAGATCCGTTACGTGGTGCAGGACGGCCCGGCCAAGGACCTGTCGATCAAGCTGCGTAGCTCGTTCGTGCGTACCAACAACGCCGTGCAGCAGAACGGTTACAACGACGACGGCAACGAAGTCCGCGTATTCGTCGAGTACCCGATCAGCATCTTCTGA